One Myxosarcina sp. GI1 genomic window carries:
- the rpmI gene encoding 50S ribosomal protein L35, translating into MPKLKTKKSAAKRFRLSGSGKKIMRRKAFKNHLLQHKSKERTRRRLSNISVVHESDEKNVRLMMPYM; encoded by the coding sequence ATGCCCAAGCTCAAAACTAAGAAATCTGCTGCCAAACGCTTTCGTCTAAGCGGTAGCGGCAAAAAAATTATGCGCCGTAAAGCATTTAAAAATCATTTACTACAGCACAAAAGTAAAGAACGTACTCGTCGCCGCCTTTCCAACATCTCAGTAGTTCACGAATCTGACGAGAAAAACGTGCGCTTGATGATGCCTTATATGTAG